AGTGTGCTTTGTGTACCAGTGTGACTTGTTAGAAAAACTAAATGTTCTTTTGCAAGTGTTTATCCATTCAGGATTCAGTATTTTCAGATCTTTCTCTACAGTTTCAGTTGTGGATTTCTGCATAAGTtcccatctcctgcaggaggatgcTGAGCAAGACATTGacctaggagtcattttattggtttatttctttaaaaaatagtagCAGCCACAACCCTGCCTGATTACTCAGAGGGCTGCCGTCCTAAGGGACACCAGGTAAGCGTCTCCTCACCAAGCCCTGTCCTGCCAACTCCCCTGAATACTTAGGAAAGAGCAATAACCTACACTGAGTACTCCATTTCCTACCCCAAGGACTGCATGCTTTCCAGGAGGTCTGCTGCCACAAGGAACATCAACtaagcctttgcctcccaagcccCTGCCCACCAAGTTGCCTGAAAGAACACCCAATGGCAGTAGGCTAATACACACACCCAACCCTCCcgtatatgcacactcacacacatacaaggaaCTGTCCTTAAATACAATTCATGAAGATGACAGAGGCCTTTAAATGTGAATGAataaatcccataaagaaatacagaaaattacAATCCACAGGTGAAAGATATTCCAGGCAGGTGGGACAGCCTATTCCCTCACTTTCTGGGTTCAGAAGAGTGTTCAGGAAACAAAGGCTCCCAGTATGTGGAGGGACAGTAATTCATTTATTGAGGAAGCACGTCATTATAAAATTCCACTtcaaagggagctaaaaccatccaatggaaaaaagacagcattttcaacaaacggtgctggcacaactggctgttatcatgtagaagatttcgaattgatccagtactatctccttgtactaaggtcaaatctaagtggattaaggatctccacataaaaccagagacactgaaacttatagaggagaaagtagggaaaagcctcaaagatatgggtacacgggaaaaattcctgaatagatcagcaatggcttgtgctgtaagatcaagaatcgataaatgggtcctcataaaattgcaaagcttctgcaaggcaaaagacaccgtcaataagacaaaaagaccaccaacagattgggaaaggatctttccctatcccaaatcggacaggggactaatatccaatatatataaagaactcaagaaggaagactccataaaatcaaataaccccattaaaaaatggggctcagaactgaacaaagatttctcacctgaggaataccgaatggcagagaagcacctgaaaaaatgttcaacatccttaatcatcagggaaatgcaaatcaaaacaaccctgagattccacctcacaccagtcagaatggctaagatgaaaacttcaggtgacagcaaatgctggtgaggatgtggagaaagaggaacactcctccattgttggtgggatttcaagcttgtacaaccactctggaaatcagtctggcggttcctcagaaaattggacatagtactaccggaagatccagcaatacctcttctgggcatatatccagaagatgccccaaccgataagaaggacacatgctccactatgttcatagcagccttatttataatagccagaagctggaaagaacccagatgcccctcaacagaggaatttacacaatggagtactactcagctattaaaaagaatgaatttatgaaattcctagccaaatggatggacctcgagggcatcatcctgagtgaggtaacccaatcacaaaggaactctcacaatatgtactcactgataagtggatattagcccagaaacttaggatacccaagatataagatataatttgctaaaaacattaaactcaagagaatgaagaccaaagtgtggacactttgccccttcttataataggaaacaaaacacccatggaaggagttacagagacaaaatttggaagtgtgacgaaaggatggaccatctagtgattgccttatccagagatccatctcatgatcagcttccaaacgctgacaccattgcatacactagcatgattttgctgaaaggacccagatatagctgtctcttgtgagactatgccagggcctagcaaacacagaagtggatgctcacagtcagctattgaatggaccacagggcccccaatggagaaactagaaaaagcacccaaggaactaaagggaactgcaaccctataggtggaacaacaatatgaactaagcggtaccccagagctcttgtctctagctgcatatgtatcaaaagatggcctagtcggccatcactgggaagagaggcccattgtacttgcaaactttatatgccccagtacaggggaacgccagggccaaaaagggggagtgggtgggtaggggagtgggggtgggtattggggacctttgggatagcattggaaatgtaaatgaggaaaatatctaataaaaaatggaaaaaaaataaaattccactTCACTCTGAACCCCACATTTTGCTTTCTAGACATCCTATCCCAACAGTTCACAATACcacaacaggatttttttttccttttgacagAAAACTTTGGGTCATCAGCTTTATTTCCCAGCGTGTAGAACATTGAAAGAtgcattcttttctctttagatTAGTTCCCAGCTACAGGGTGGGTCTGTCTATGGCTTCGCCAAGCCTCAGTGGCTAGAATCGAAAGGACGATGAGGACCAGGACTGCCATCCCCATCCTGATGAGATTCTCCATTGTGTGATCCTGGTTCTCTGTGGCTGTGGAGTTAGATACAGAAGTTACAGAAGTTAGGGATGGTCGAAGTTTCCTAACTAAGCATCCAACCAGGGCCCTTGCTGTCCCTGGAGAGGAAAAGGTTCTACTCTTTCTTGTGCTATGATATGGAATTCTCTTTATTCATCTGCCTAGGTTTTGGACATGTTCTAGCATGAACAGATGTTCTCAGCTGGTCCTGAGAATAGTAGAAGAAGAGGAGTAGGATGTATCTCTACTTAAGTGGCCGTAGTGTTTCTTCTGAGTTCCACTCTCATTCATTGGAGATGCCCATCATTTTCACCATATAAGCTTATAGAGTTCTGGGATGAACGTTTATTGTTATACAGCTGGTTCCCCTCTCTTATTCTTACTAAATTCTTCAAACATTGTGCTAATAAAAAAGCAATTACATACTAGTGAGACCAGAAAATTCTGAGTATGGTGATTCTCATGAGCCCATCAGAGGTTGTACAGAATCAGATTCTCAGTGTGTTTTTTTAAGTAAGTGTTGGTTCCCTTGTCACGTTCAGACTCTTCCATTTCTCCCTTGATCTGACCTTACTTCtgatctctttgtctctgtctctgtctctccctctctctctgtctctctgtctgtctgtctgtctctctctctctctgtgtgtgtgtgtgtaaaacaaacaaacaaaaaaagagagtggATGTTTATCCAGTGGGATTTTCCCTAAGAGTCCCTCAATACCAGGACTAGGGCATGTTAAGCATAGATCCTAAGACTGACTGACATGACTCTCACTTTTCTTGGCTTTAGAAGCAAAAGTCATTGCAACAACAGTGTGTGCTCCACTGTGAGAAGAGAGTGGTGACGGTTCTCCATCACTTTAGAAGATCCCAGGGTCAAGGTTAAAGAGTCCCTGGAGGTCCCATCTCCAAACCTTCTCTTTTTCAGACAGGTGTACCAAGGCGTAGATTAAGACATTCGTAGCTGTCACTGCTCAGTGAAGTATGAATGGTACAGTCACTTCTTCTATATTTCACTCACAAGATAAAGGTCGCAGATTTCACAAAGCAATAGGTATCAATTGTaatatttgggttttgttttccttaatggGAATATTGCTATGTTCTAGATATCATAGAGAATTCTGTCTGACATGGATTAGGTATGGATTTGAATCTGTTTTCATCAGACTTCAACAGGGTTTGTAATTATTAAACCTCTCCCAGAGGCACCATAGGCCATGGCTACACTGAGAGCGAGGGTCTGACAGGGATCCTGTGAATATTGTTTATTTGAGAGTGAGGAGAAGAGGTTGGCAATGGGAACCAGTCCCTGTATAGGATCCTATATCTGTCTGTGGCCTCTCCAAGATGGTTTTTCCAACTACATAAAATCTTTGGATTGCATTAGCAGGGAGCATCCCTAGAATGATTCAGGCTGCCTCCCACCCTCATGAGGGTGAATACCCATCTGACTGACACTCTGCAGCTTTAAACCCTATGCTAGCTGATATTTATTGTAAATGGAAAATACCGAGGCACCCCTTTATCTCAGAAAGATctagatttttctttcctttgaccaTGAACTGCAGAGTCACTGCTGCATGACAACACATTGGAAGATAGGTATGTATAGCACCTGAAGATGCTCCTAAGGGTGGATGTCACAGAACTCATAGAGAATCTTAGAATTATGTCCCATGAGCTAGACTGAAGCAGCGGGAGTCCCCCACCATGGCTATTTGACCCACCCTTGCCATGCATCAGTAGACTGTGGGCTAGACTGACTGTAGAATCAGGTCTGGGGATCTCCTCTATCAGGAGAGGTAACAGCTTCAATCATCACCAAAAATACACAGACATGTGAACCAGGCTTCTCCCATTCATACTCAGAGAAAGAGCAGCCCAGCAATGGAAGGGACTGTCAAAGTAGGATCTCCAGCTGCAGCTTTATCAGGCTATAAGCCCCTTTACCCATCTGAGCCTTCATTCCAACAGAGTCTTTGTTAGTAATCCCGGGACAGATTCTATGCAGGGGAAATGTTTGTTTCTTAGGGATATATGGGGAGGTGACTTTCTAGGTTCTTTGCTCACAATCTTACCCAGCTGTCTCATCATCCAAGTTGAGGCTCAATGCCTCTCTTTGGATGCTACCTTCTGTAGCCCAACAGTTAAGCCCCAGCCTCTGGTTTCTCTTTTGGGATATTTGCTGGTCTTTGATACTCCCAAGCTGGCATAACTCAGAAATGAGAAGTGTCATTAACAGGATCTGGTTGTTAGGCTGCCTGTGTTTGCAGTACATTTCCTACAAAGATATGTGTGATACTTATGAATTGGTGGGATGGGCCTTTTGGGAGGCCAGGTGGAGGATTCAATGGTTCCTAGGAAACAGAACAAGAAGAGGCTGTTCTTCCTGCTGTTTCCCCTACATATGCCCTCCTAACTTGTCCCGGTGAGTGAACATTACATGAAGGATCATTGCTGGTATCCTGTTATGTGCTGAGTAATGTGCCCTATGTCTAACCATTTCTTTTGTGCCCTTAATCCCACCCCGGTAAGAGCTCTGATGTAGTGTTAATTGTAAGTCAcgatccggaccagaggacaggtgtccgcctggcttgggaggcgacctcagcctcagcagcagcggtcgccatctgggttcccggactccgcgggacctaggaaattagtctgaacaggttagagggtgcaccagagaaccggacagcttctgggacgggcggaagcacagagccgctgaggcagcagcctgggcgggccgcagataaccggccaccatccggaccagaggacaggtgtccgcctggcttgggaggcgacctcagcctcagcagcagcggtcgccatcttggttccgggactcagcagaacttaggaaattagtctgaacaggttagagggtgcgccagagaaccggacagcttctgggacgggcggaagcacagagccgctgaggcagcagcctgggcgggccgcagataaccggccaccatccggaccagaggacaggtgtccgcctggcttgggaggcgacctcagcctcagcagcagcggtcgccatcttggttccgggactcagcagaacttaggaaattagtctgaacaggttagagggtgcgccagagaaccggacagcttctgggacgggcagaagcacagagccgctgaggcagcagcctgggcgggccgcagacaaccggccaccatccggaccagaggacaggtgtccgcctggcttgggaggcgacctcagcctcagcagcagcggtcgccatctgggttcccagactccgcgggacctaggaaattagtctgaacaggttagagggtgcaccagagaaccggacagcttctgggacgggcggaagcacagagccgctgaggcagcagcctgggcgggccgctgataaccggccaccatccggaccagaggacaggtgtccgcctggctcgggagacggcctcggcctcaggagcagcggtcaccatcttggttccaggactccctggaacttaggattttagtctgcacaggtgagagtctgcaccacagaagctgacagcttctgggaactgccaaagcaacacagcttctgagagaggccctgttttgggccttcttcttcgaccaggaggaggtccaaaaacaagatatctgcgcaccttccctgtaagagagcttgccagcagagagtgctctgagcactgaaactcagaggagagaatctgtctcccaggtctgctgagagacggtaacagaatcaccagaagaacaatctctaaacagagtcaactataactactaactccagagattaccagatggcgaaaggtaaacgtaggaatcctactaacaggaaccaagaccactcaccatcatcagaacccagtactcccacttcgcccagtccagggcaccccaacacacccgaaaacctagacctagatttaaaagcatatctcatgatgatggtagaggacatcaagaaggactttaataaatcacttaaagaaatacaggagaacactgctaaagagttacaagtccttaaagaaaaacaggaaaacacaatcaaacaggtagaagtccttacagaaaaagaggaaaaaacatacaaacaggtgatggaaatgaacaaaaccatactagacctaaaacgggaggtagaaacaataaagaaaactcaaagtgaggcaacactggagatagaaaccctaggaaagaaatctggaaccatagatttgagcatcagcaacagaatacaagagatggaagagagaatctcaggtgcagaagattccatagagaacatcggcacaacaatcaaagaaaatggaaaatgcaaaaagatcctaactcaaaatatccaggaaatccaggacacaatgagaagaccaaacctacggataataggagtggatgagaatgaagattttcaactcaaaggaccagcaaacatcttcaacaaaattattgaagaaaacttcccaaatataaagaaagagatacctatgaacatacaagaagcctacagaactccaaatagactggaccagaaaagaaattcctcccgacacataataatcagaacaacaaatgcactaaataaagatagaatactaaaagcagtaagggaaaaaggtcaagtaacatacaaaggcaagcctatcagaattacaccagatttttcaccagagactatgaaagccagaagagcctggacagatgttatacagacactaagagaacacaaattccagcccaggctactatacccagccaaactctcaattaccatagatggagaaaccaaagtattccacgacaaaaccaaattctcacattatctctccacgaatccagcccttcaaagggtaataacagaaaaaaaccaatacaagaacgggaacaatgccctagaaaaaacaagaaggtaatccctcaacaaacctaaaagaagacagccacaagaacagaatgccaactttaacaacaaaaataacaggaagcaacaattacttttccttaatatctcttaacatcaatggtctcaactccccaataaaaagacatagactaacaaactggctacacaaacaagacccaacattttgctgtttacaggagacacatctcagagaaaaagatagacactacctcagaataaaaggctggaaaacaattttccaagcaaatggtatgaagaaacaagctggagtagccatcctaatatctgataagattgacttccaacccaaagtcatcaaaaaagacaaggaggggcactttgttctcatcaaagataaaatcctccaagaggaactctcaattctgaatatctatgtgccaaatacaagggcagccacattcattaaagaaactttagtaaagctcaaagcacacattgcacctcacacaataatagtgggagacttcaacacaccactttcaccaatggacagatcatggaaacagaaactaaacagggacacactgaaactaacagaagtgatgaaacaaatggatctgacagatatctacagaacattttatcctaaaacaaaaggatataccttcttctcagcacctcatggtaccttctccaaaattgaccacataataggtcacaaaacaggcctcaacagattcaaaaatattgaaattgtcccatgtatcctatcagatcaccatgcactaaggctgatcttcaataacaaaaaaaataacagaaagccaacactcacgtggaaactgaacaacactcttctcaatgataccttggtcaaggaaggaataaagaaagaaattaaagactttttagagtttaatgaaaatgaagccacaacgtacccaaacctttgggacacaatgaaagcatttctaagagggaaactcatagctctgagtgcctccataaagaaacgggagagagcacatactagcagcttgacaacacatctaaaagctctagaaaaaaaggaagcaaattcacccaagaggagtagacggcaggaaataatcaaactcaggggtgaaatcaaccaaggggaaacaagaagaactattcaaagaattaaccaaacgaggagttggttctttgagaaaatcaacaagatagataaacccttagctagactcactagagggcacagggacagcatcctaattaacaaaatcagaactgaaaagggagacataacaacagatcctgaagaaatccaaaacaccatcagatccttctacaaaaggctatactcaacaaaactggaaaacctggacgaaatggacaaatttctggacagataccaggtaccaaagttgaatcaggatcaagttgaccttctaaacagtcccatatcccctaaagaaatagaagcagttataaatagtctcccagccaaaaaaagcccaggaccagacgggtttagtgcagagttctatcagaccttcaaagaagatctaattccagttctgcacaaactttttcacaagatagaagtagaaagtactctacccaactcattttatgaagccactattactctgatacctaaaccacagaaagatccaacaaagatagagaacttcagaccaatttctcttatgaatatcgatgcaaaaatcctcaataaaattctcgctaaccgaatccaagatcacattaaagcaatcatccatcctgaccaagtaggttttattccaggaatgcagggatggtttaatatacgaaaatccatcaatgtaatccactatataaacaaactcaaagacaaaaaccacatgatcatctcgttggatgcagaaaaagcatttgacaagatccaacacccattcatgataaaagttctggaaagatcaggaattcaaggcccatacctaaacatgataaaagcaatctacagcaaaccagtagccaacatcaaagtaaatggagagaagctggaagcaatcccactaaaatcagggactagacaaggctgcccactttctccctaccttttcaacatagtacttgaagtattagccagagcaattcgacaacaaaaggagatcaaggggatacaaattggaaaggaggaagtcaaaatatcactttttgcagatgatatgatagtatatataagtgaccctaaaaattccaccagagaactcctaaacctgataaacagcttcggtgaagtagctggatataaaattaactcaaacaagtcaatggcctttctctacacgaagaataaacaggctgagaaagaaattagggaaacaacacccttctcaatagtcacaaataatataaaatatctcggcgtgactctaactaaggaagtgaaagatctgtatgataaaaacttcaagtctctgaagaaagaaattaaagaagatctcagaagatggaaagatctcccatgctcatggattggcaggatcaatattgtaaaaatggctatcttgccaaaagcaatctacagattcaatgcaatccccatcaaaattccaactcaattcttcaatgaattagaaggagcaatttgcaaattcatctggaataacaaaaaacctaggatagcaaaaactcttctcaaggataaaagaacctctggtggaatcaccatgccggacctaaagctttactacagagcaattgtggtaaaaactgcatggtactggtatagagacagacaagtagaccaatggaatagaattgaagacccagaaatgaacccacacacctatggtcacttgatcttcgacaagggagctaaaaccatccagtggaagaaagacagcattttcaacaaatggtgctggcacaactggttgttatcatgtagaagaatgcgaatcgatccatacttatctccttgtactaaggtcaaatctaaatggatcaaagaacttcacataaaaccagagacactgaaacttatagaggagaaagtggggaaaagccttgaagatatgggcacaggggaaaaattcctgaacagaacagcaatggcttgtgctgtaagatcgagaattgacaaatgggacctaatgaaactccaaagtttctgcaaggcaaaagacaccgtcaataagacaaagagaccaccaacagattgggaaaggatctttacctatcctaaatcagataggggactaatatccaacatatataaagaactcaagaaggtggacttcagaaaatcaaacaaccccattaaaaaatggggctcagaactgaacaaagaattctcacctgaggaataccgaatggcagagaagcacctgaaaaaatgttcaacatccttaatcatcagggaaatgcaaatcaaaacaaccctaagattccacctcacaccagtcagaatgtctaagatcaaaaattcaggtgacagcagatgctggcgaggatgtggagaaagaggaacactcctccattgttggtgggattgcaggcttgtacaaccactctggaaatccgtctggcggttcctcagaaaattggacatagtactaccggaggatccagcaatacctctcctgggcatatatccagaagatgccccaactggtaagaaggacacatgctccactatgttcatagcagcattatttataatagccagaagctggaaagaacccagatgcccctcaacagaggaatggatacagaaaatgtggtacatctacacaatggagtactactcagctattaaaaagaatgaatttatgaaattcctagccaaatggatggacctggagggcatcatcctgagtgaggtaacccaatcacaaaggaactcacacaatatgtactcactgataagtggatattagcccaaaacctaggatacccaagatataagatacaatttcctaaacacatgaaactcaagaaaaatgaagactgaagtgtggacactatgcccctccttagaagtgggaacaaaacacccttggaaggagttacagagacaaagtttggagctgagattaaagggtggaccatgtagagactgccttatccagggatccaccccataatcagcatccaaacgctgacaccattgcatacactagcaagattttatcgaaaggacccagatgtagctgtctcttgtgagactatgccggggcctagcaaacacagaagtggatgcccacagtcagctaatggatggatcacagggctcccaatggaggagctagagaaagtacccaaggagctaaagggatctgcaaccctataggtggatcaacattatgaactaaccagtatcccggagctcttgactctagctgcatatgtatcaaaagatggcctagtcggccatcagtggaaagagaggcccattggacttgcaaactttatatgccccagtacaggggaacgccagggccaaaaagggggagtgggcgggtaggggagtgggggtgggtgggtatgggggacttttggtatagcattggaaatgtaaatgagctaaatacctaataaaaaatggaaagaaaaaaaaattgtaagtcACTCTGACATGTCAGGACCACCTCACCTGAGACTGTGAGCTCCACAGGGGCACTGGCAGATGACAAGAGGTAGAAAGATGAGTCTTGAGCTCCATAGCACCTGTAGGTGCCTGAGAGATGGGAGGTCACAGCACTCATGGAGAATTCTGCCTGGGACTGCTGATCATGGGACTTTGATTTTAGTCGCAGGGGTTGCTGGGCTGATCCCTCCTTGGACAGAATGAAAGTATCCACAGAGTCCATTGACCAACACAGCAGGCTCACGGTCTCTCCTGAGTGCACTGTGTGGTTAGGCTGCACTGAGAGGGAAGGAGTGAGAGGGAGCTGTCCTAAAGAGAAGAGGCATGATGAGAGGCTAGCTTCCTTGTTCTGAGCTCCAATCACACATGACTCCACCCTGAGAACctgggtctctgtctcttttctctgacTGAGCTCAACTCCTGTTCtcctcttcttgtttctactccTGCTTAGGATTCCTGTGTCCATGCTGGCCATaagctctccagcccccccctccccgccccaccccattAGAGCCTGAGCAGAGGCTAGGTTCCTGATTGAGTCTGTTAAGTTACTCACCTGTGATCAGGATGTCCAGGGGCTCACTGGAGGCTGACCActcagaggagaggttgtgtgcaCCATAGCATCTGTATTGGCCTCCAGTGGAGCTACTCACATAGCCCAGTGTGAAGTTGGCCACAGAGAAGCCAGTGTCAGTCTGCTGGCTAGAGTGCTGCATGATGTCAGCTCCCCCCACCTTGTGCAGAGCAAATCTGTCATAGTTGATGTCAGAGTAACACTGCAGGGTGAGGGTCATTCCAGGGTCCAGGATATGGCCTTGGTGAGTCAGCAGAGAGGGCTTCTTGGACAGCCCTAGAGGGAAGGTGACAGCTAGAGACTGAGGTTTTATTCTTA
This Mus musculus strain C57BL/6J chromosome 7, GRCm38.p6 C57BL/6J DNA region includes the following protein-coding sequences:
- the Gm14548 gene encoding predicted gene 14548 isoform X4, whose amino-acid sequence is MSCTFTARLCLGLTLSLWIPVLTGSLPKPILRVQPHSVVSRRTKVTFLCEETIGANEYHLYKDGKLYKTVTKNKQKPANKAEFSLSNVDLSNAGQYRCSYNTQDESSGYSDPLELVVTGIYEYYEPRLSVLPSPVVTAGGNMTLHCASDFHYDKFILTKEDKKFTSSLDTEHISSSRQYRALFIIGPTTPTHTGTFRCYGYYKNAPQLWSVPSALQQILISGLSKKPSLLTHQGHILDPGMTLTLQCYSDINYDRFALHKVGGADIMQHSSQQTDTGFSVANFTLGYVSSSTGGQYRCYGAHNLSSEWSASSEPLDILITGQLPLTPSLSVQPNHTVHSGETVSLLCWSMDSVDTFILSKEGSAQQPLRLKSKSHDQQSQAEFSMSAVTSHLSGTYRCYGAQDSSFYLLSSASAPVELTVSATENQDHTMENLIRMGMAVLVLIVLSILATEAWRSHRQTHPVAGN